Proteins co-encoded in one Arachis hypogaea cultivar Tifrunner chromosome 13, arahy.Tifrunner.gnm2.J5K5, whole genome shotgun sequence genomic window:
- the LOC140177642 gene encoding serine/threonine-protein phosphatase 7 long form homolog, translating into MGDDPARLYRLDAVAHIAGVINDEPQRCIRSMRRQQGMPLDERYVPYLQMAGLYHMARLNDRWFRLDEPLVSAFVERWRPETHTFHMPFGECTITLQDVAYQLGLAVDGRYVSGCLTDFHLYIEGGRPAWVWFEELLGVVPHPSQVQKFAVNCTWFQETFGHCPEGADEDTVRRFARAYIMIWLPYVARIEEMGSYSWGSAALAWLYHCMCRVANRHVVKLAGPLQLLQSWIFWRFPRFRPAGYDTSSWPLASRWSGYSPSYSQKGPRLQSTRLEIDSSPEVLQVVHPEVLEPRHMAVWRSVTSLIYFAVVEWHQVDRVLPQFGGVQPLLRPALNIDFLMSKDGRGGDRWFPSTLPDWHIHWETRADHVLRFDVVADPGPSHAYLDWWSQHGKRFLSPDIHLGDLRGIPIPVEASQRGPG; encoded by the exons atgggggacgatcctGCAAGACTGTACCGGTTGGATGCGgttgctcatatagccggggtcatcaacgacgag CCACAAcgatgcatcaggagcatgcggcggcaaCAAGGCATGCCACTCGACGAGCGTTATGTTCCGTACCTGCAGATGGCCGGGTTATACCATATGGCTAGactgaacgatagatggttccggTTAGACGAGCCCCTTGTCAGCGCCTTCGTCgagaggtggcgtcctgagacgcaTACCTTCCACATGCccttcggagagtgcacgatcacgcttcaggacgtggcataccagttGGGGTTGGCAGTGGACGGGCGTTATGTCAGCGGTTGCCTTACAGACTTCCATCTGTATATCGAGGGTGGACGTCCAGCTTGGGTGTGGTTCGAGGAGTTGCTTGGAGTGGTACCTCATCCGAGCCAGGTTCAGAAGTTCGCAGTAAACTGCACCTGGTTCCAGGAGACTTTCGGACACTGCCCCGAGGGAGCCGATGAGGACACTGTGCGGCGCTTCGCtcgtgcctatatcatgat atggcttccgTACGTAGCTAGGATTGAGGAGATGGGTTCCTACAGTTGGGGGTCTGCAGCATTGGCGTGGTTGTACCATTGCATGTGCCGAGTGGCAAACAGACATGTGGTCAAGCTAGCCGGCCCACTTCAGCTACTTCAGTCCTGGATATTCTGGCGCTTTCCCAGGTTTAGGCCTGCTGGGTATGATACGTCCAGCTGGCCTTTGGCATCGAG gtggtcaggttacaGCCCTTCCTACAGCCAGAAGGGTCCTCGACTGCAGAGCACGAGACTGGAGATAGACAG CTCCCCCGAGGTACTTCAGGTTGTGCATCCGGAGGTGTTGGAGCCCCGACACATGGCAGTGTGGCGTTCTGTCACGTCGCTGATATACTTTGCCGTCGTAGAGTGGCATCAGGTAGACAGGGTGCTACCGCAGTTCGGTGGTGTGCAGCCTCTCCTGCGtcccgccctgaacatcgactttctgatgtcgaAGGACGGGAGAGGCGGCGATCGTTGGTTCCCGTCCACCTTACCGGATTGGCATATTCATTGGGAGACCCGTGCGGACCACGTCCTCCGGTTCGATGTTGTTGCCGATCCTGGACCTTCGCACGCCTATCTAGACTGGTGGAGCCAGCATGGGAAGAGGTTCTTGTCACCCGATATTCATCTGGGGGATCTGAGGGGCATTCCTATTCCTGTCGAGGCGTCACAGAGGGGTCCTGGTTGA